Proteins encoded together in one uncultured Sphaerochaeta sp. window:
- a CDS encoding SDR family oxidoreductase, whose translation METKQVVLITGGAKRLGLAMAQHLLGEGYRVVIHCNTSCGEAKALGDDCRTVQANLTNREELQALFLKAVACFGQVDHLINNASVFPSASIDQTTFELWDEVMAIHNTAPFFLSKSLYLHLVERGTTGSVINMVDSKIEAPTASRSAYYISKGALLAQTKTLAVSLAPTLRVNAISPGAVLSNGDDTYFAKMAERLPLKHTGSAPDIVQAVAYLLHADFVTGTELPVDGGQRLL comes from the coding sequence ATGGAAACGAAACAGGTTGTATTGATTACCGGTGGCGCAAAGCGTCTTGGACTCGCTATGGCCCAGCATCTGCTAGGGGAAGGGTATCGTGTGGTCATTCATTGCAACACAAGTTGTGGTGAAGCAAAAGCGTTGGGTGACGATTGCCGCACAGTTCAGGCAAACCTTACCAATAGGGAAGAACTACAGGCACTCTTCTTGAAAGCAGTTGCTTGCTTTGGCCAGGTTGACCATCTGATCAACAATGCATCAGTCTTTCCTTCAGCTTCCATCGACCAGACAACATTTGAGCTTTGGGATGAGGTGATGGCAATCCACAATACTGCTCCATTTTTTCTTTCAAAATCACTCTATCTTCACCTTGTAGAACGTGGAACCACAGGGTCGGTCATCAACATGGTCGATTCCAAGATTGAGGCCCCTACTGCAAGCCGCAGCGCATACTATATCTCCAAGGGGGCCCTGTTGGCTCAGACCAAAACCTTGGCGGTATCCCTCGCGCCGACGCTACGCGTGAATGCCATCTCCCCTGGAGCAGTACTCAGTAATGGTGATGACACCTACTTTGCAAAGATGGCAGAACGACTTCCGCTCAAGCACACCGGCTCGGCGCCTGATATCGTACAGGCAGTAGCTTATTTGTTGCACGCCGATTTTGTCACAGGAACGGAATTGCCGGTCGATGGTGGGCAGAGACTTTTGTAG
- the rlmKL gene encoding bifunctional 23S rRNA (guanine(2069)-N(7))-methyltransferase RlmK/23S rRNA (guanine(2445)-N(2))-methyltransferase RlmL: MNDIIEEEARRAGATEIRSISGGVEFAADLAAAYRFCLWSRTATRVLLGLFMDDDIQNADELYEASLQIPWEDWITPEQTFLVTETTKNCRYLKNSHFATIRVKDAIVDRIREKFEGQRPMVDKEESDVVFHVHIDGDAVAWYVDFSGRGLYKRGYRAAQTDAVLGEYLAASVLYRSEWRKALEAEETVPTLLDPFTGSGTLAIEAALWASDRAPGLVTARKFNFLSLPFHDPDLWDDVVDEAVERAEKAKDRKISIYAWDNDPKAVAIARKNAELAQVDHLIDFRIQDFLTLTEDDVPSDHGYIITDPPYGLRLESDGDLRSLYRKIGSLLSSLFGGWNVALLCGQQELLSYVDMKPDRTNTVNNGGVTCQIAHYYVFTPEERAQMIERAIARKQERLAQPLSEGAQMAYNRLVKNLATITPLMESQGVTCYRIYDADMPEYSAAIDLYEGKYISLQEYAPPSTIEEESALRRLGELIDATERATGIDREQIYVKQRTPQKGEKQYEKMASSDRFYIINENDAKYLVNFTDYLDTGIFLDHRPIRAEIAKMAEGKRFLNLFCYTGTATVQAAKGGALSTVSVDASTTYLDWATKNMELNGFTGMNHFFYRSDCIEFLFDTYDRYDLIFCDPPTFSNGKGRETFDVYRDQVRLIKACMMHLDEKGTLIFSNNFRKFKMDERLLEEYDIQEISKETIAEDFARDQKIHQTYLIKHRPIAKIKQVKPAPKKVIRKK; this comes from the coding sequence ATGAACGACATAATTGAAGAGGAAGCCCGTAGGGCTGGTGCAACCGAAATCCGCAGTATCAGCGGTGGTGTTGAGTTCGCAGCAGACCTTGCAGCAGCCTACCGGTTCTGCCTTTGGTCGAGGACCGCTACAAGGGTACTCCTTGGTTTGTTCATGGATGACGATATCCAGAACGCTGATGAACTCTATGAAGCATCACTGCAGATACCCTGGGAGGATTGGATCACTCCAGAACAGACATTCTTGGTTACCGAGACGACGAAGAACTGCCGCTACCTGAAAAATTCTCACTTTGCAACGATCCGCGTCAAAGACGCAATTGTTGACCGGATCAGGGAAAAATTTGAAGGCCAACGGCCCATGGTAGACAAGGAAGAGAGCGATGTGGTGTTCCACGTACATATCGATGGAGACGCAGTCGCATGGTATGTAGACTTCTCCGGCCGTGGCTTGTACAAGCGCGGTTACCGCGCAGCACAGACCGATGCAGTCCTCGGTGAGTACCTTGCAGCATCAGTGCTTTACCGCTCAGAGTGGAGGAAGGCCTTGGAGGCAGAAGAAACTGTTCCTACCTTGCTTGATCCTTTCACCGGAAGCGGTACGCTCGCCATCGAAGCCGCTCTCTGGGCAAGTGACCGTGCCCCTGGGTTGGTAACTGCCCGAAAGTTCAACTTCCTCAGCCTTCCCTTCCATGACCCGGATCTCTGGGATGATGTGGTGGATGAAGCTGTCGAGAGAGCTGAAAAGGCAAAGGATCGCAAGATTTCCATCTATGCATGGGATAATGATCCTAAGGCCGTGGCTATTGCAAGAAAGAACGCTGAGCTAGCCCAGGTTGATCACCTGATCGACTTCCGGATACAAGACTTCCTAACCCTTACCGAGGACGATGTTCCTTCCGACCATGGCTACATCATCACCGATCCTCCCTATGGACTGAGGTTGGAAAGTGATGGGGATCTTCGCTCTCTCTATCGAAAGATTGGCAGCCTGCTAAGCAGCCTCTTCGGAGGATGGAACGTAGCCCTGCTGTGTGGGCAGCAAGAGCTGTTGAGCTATGTTGACATGAAACCCGATAGGACAAACACGGTAAACAACGGCGGGGTCACTTGCCAGATTGCCCACTACTATGTATTCACTCCTGAAGAACGAGCACAGATGATCGAACGTGCGATTGCCCGTAAGCAGGAACGACTTGCCCAGCCCTTGAGCGAGGGAGCCCAGATGGCATACAACCGTTTGGTCAAGAACCTTGCTACGATCACTCCCCTCATGGAAAGCCAGGGAGTCACCTGCTACCGTATCTATGACGCAGATATGCCGGAGTACAGTGCGGCAATCGATCTCTATGAAGGCAAGTATATCAGTCTTCAGGAGTATGCCCCCCCGAGCACCATTGAGGAAGAGTCAGCACTCAGACGATTGGGAGAACTCATTGATGCCACTGAACGAGCAACTGGTATTGATCGCGAACAGATCTACGTAAAACAACGAACTCCCCAGAAAGGCGAGAAGCAGTACGAGAAGATGGCAAGCAGCGACCGGTTCTACATCATCAATGAGAATGATGCCAAGTATCTGGTGAACTTCACCGACTATCTGGATACCGGAATCTTCCTTGACCACCGTCCTATCCGTGCAGAGATTGCCAAGATGGCGGAAGGCAAGCGGTTCCTTAACCTGTTCTGCTATACGGGAACCGCCACAGTACAGGCGGCCAAGGGAGGAGCACTAAGCACCGTCAGTGTTGATGCCTCTACAACTTACCTTGACTGGGCTACGAAGAACATGGAGCTTAATGGTTTTACCGGGATGAACCACTTCTTTTATCGAAGCGACTGTATCGAATTCCTATTCGACACCTACGACCGATACGACCTCATCTTCTGTGATCCCCCAACCTTTTCAAATGGAAAGGGACGGGAGACCTTCGATGTCTATCGAGACCAGGTTCGCTTGATCAAGGCTTGTATGATGCATCTCGATGAGAAAGGCACCTTGATCTTCAGCAACAACTTCCGGAAATTCAAGATGGATGAGCGACTTCTTGAAGAGTATGACATCCAGGAGATTTCGAAAGAGACCATTGCAGAGGATTTTGCCCGTGACCAGAAGATTCACCAGACGTACCTGATCAAGCATCGTCCAATTGCCAAGATCAAGCAGGTAAAACCTGCCCCCAAGAAGGTAATTCGGAAAAAATAG
- a CDS encoding Fic family protein, whose translation MKSGRVQACIDYIRFNHEAEGYEFPEEEEQSARSILEEESTADELIQRYIEEHGLAMQYTKTSDELSVYPGTSTLVNFFSIKERSKLRKVEASLANLRTAEMLTESVNNTYDFEYLKTIHGRMFSDVYPSAGQIRTTVAAKRTVFCHPTFIESAAEDIFGRLRKEHYLKGLDRETFINDLAFFMGEIEALHPFRDGNGRAARLFFYQLSVHAGFDIDWSMVDPDRLLEADISAIDGDYQLLIDVLEEVVL comes from the coding sequence ATGAAATCAGGCCGTGTGCAAGCATGCATCGACTACATCAGGTTCAACCACGAGGCGGAAGGATATGAATTCCCTGAGGAAGAGGAACAAAGTGCACGTTCCATCCTGGAGGAAGAGTCTACAGCAGATGAATTGATCCAGCGGTATATTGAGGAACACGGACTTGCAATGCAGTACACCAAAACCTCAGACGAGCTCTCTGTATATCCTGGTACTTCTACCTTGGTTAATTTCTTTTCGATCAAGGAACGATCTAAACTGAGAAAAGTGGAAGCATCCCTGGCCAACTTGCGTACCGCAGAGATGCTTACTGAGTCAGTAAACAATACCTATGATTTCGAATATCTGAAAACCATTCATGGAAGAATGTTCAGTGACGTCTATCCCTCAGCCGGCCAGATTCGTACCACCGTTGCTGCAAAGAGAACCGTTTTCTGCCATCCTACGTTTATCGAGAGCGCTGCAGAAGATATTTTTGGCCGTCTTAGGAAAGAACACTACCTCAAAGGATTGGATCGGGAGACCTTTATCAACGACCTCGCTTTCTTCATGGGAGAAATTGAGGCCCTTCACCCATTCAGAGATGGAAACGGAAGGGCAGCACGCCTGTTCTTCTACCAGCTCTCGGTACATGCGGGTTTTGACATCGACTGGTCGATGGTCGACCCGGACCGATTGCTAGAAGCTGATATCAGCGCGATTGACGGGGATTACCAACTGTTGATCGATGTGCTGGAAGAAGTGGTACTGTAA
- a CDS encoding Hsp33 family molecular chaperone HslO has translation MIKKKIEDSNLREHLASLPEDGREVFLLHNDQVRVTAISATTLINQMRANHELGLLETFVLGQAYLAAGLLSSTVKGNDRIQLTIECGGPIAGVYVEAWAAGAVRGYLKHNPIPLTKPLESLDLNELYGPGFISVSKLLEGHKAPFTGQTMMAYGDLAKDLALYFQQSEQTPTLFSLSIHFNKEGQVTGSGALFLQAMPGCEEHVLEKLQEQAYALPSIGKKLAEGMSIKEYVEEQFGSYDLRHLARQPLGFSCPCSREQYQTYLKQLDKAEQQDILEHGPFPLELVCVNCNTHYHYEKYELDYLFSDAEGEPK, from the coding sequence ATGATCAAGAAAAAGATAGAAGATAGTAATTTACGAGAACATCTCGCTTCCCTGCCTGAAGATGGGCGCGAGGTGTTCCTTTTGCATAACGATCAAGTTCGTGTTACTGCAATCTCAGCGACCACACTTATCAATCAGATGCGAGCCAACCATGAACTGGGGCTCCTGGAGACCTTCGTATTGGGTCAGGCATACCTTGCAGCCGGCCTTCTCAGTAGTACGGTAAAAGGCAATGACCGAATCCAGCTGACTATTGAGTGTGGAGGCCCCATAGCGGGCGTGTATGTCGAAGCCTGGGCAGCAGGAGCGGTAAGAGGATATCTGAAACATAATCCAATCCCCCTTACCAAACCTCTGGAAAGCTTGGACCTGAACGAACTCTATGGACCTGGCTTTATCTCAGTCTCCAAGTTGCTGGAGGGGCACAAGGCCCCCTTCACCGGACAGACCATGATGGCCTATGGCGATTTGGCCAAGGATCTTGCCCTCTACTTCCAACAGTCAGAGCAGACCCCCACCCTCTTCAGCCTCTCGATTCACTTCAACAAGGAAGGACAGGTTACCGGTAGCGGTGCCCTGTTCCTGCAGGCAATGCCGGGGTGTGAGGAGCATGTCCTCGAGAAACTCCAAGAACAGGCCTATGCTCTTCCTTCCATCGGCAAGAAACTCGCCGAAGGGATGTCGATCAAGGAGTATGTAGAAGAGCAGTTTGGGAGCTATGATCTCAGGCACCTGGCAAGACAGCCCCTGGGCTTCTCTTGCCCCTGTTCTCGCGAGCAATACCAAACGTACCTGAAGCAACTGGACAAGGCAGAGCAACAGGACATCCTGGAGCATGGCCCTTTCCCGCTTGAGCTGGTCTGTGTCAACTGCAATACTCACTACCATTACGAAAAATATGAACTAGATTACTTGTTCAGCGACGCAGAGGGAGAACCCAAATGA
- a CDS encoding ABC transporter ATP-binding protein, whose translation MEQHVIHLEDVRRYYVMGDFIVKALDGVTLSIKKGEFTSIMGPSGSGKSTMMNLIGCLDTPTSGLIDIDGENTAGLNETELAYIRNRKVGFVFQQFNLLGKLTALENVVTPLLYAGMGVRERKQKAADALERVGLADRMYHRPNELSGGQKQRVAVARALVNDPTILLADEPTGALDSKTGSQIMELFEELNAEGRTVILVTHDRELGMRCHRQIHLRDGKLEEGYAV comes from the coding sequence ATGGAACAGCATGTAATACATCTTGAGGACGTAAGGCGCTACTACGTTATGGGTGATTTCATTGTGAAAGCCCTTGACGGGGTAACCCTATCCATCAAGAAAGGAGAGTTTACCTCGATCATGGGGCCCTCAGGAAGTGGAAAGTCAACCATGATGAATCTTATCGGCTGTCTCGATACTCCAACCAGTGGCCTGATCGACATTGATGGTGAGAATACCGCTGGCTTGAATGAAACTGAGTTGGCGTATATCAGAAACCGAAAAGTAGGTTTTGTTTTCCAGCAGTTCAACCTGCTGGGAAAGCTGACAGCCCTTGAGAACGTGGTAACCCCGCTTCTCTATGCTGGCATGGGAGTACGTGAACGTAAGCAAAAGGCTGCTGATGCGCTAGAGCGTGTTGGCCTTGCAGACCGTATGTACCACCGTCCCAATGAACTCTCAGGTGGTCAGAAACAGCGGGTGGCAGTGGCTCGTGCCTTGGTAAATGACCCTACCATTCTGCTTGCAGATGAACCCACTGGCGCACTGGACAGCAAGACCGGAAGCCAAATCATGGAACTCTTTGAGGAGTTGAATGCTGAAGGTAGGACGGTCATTCTCGTAACCCACGACCGGGAACTGGGAATGCGATGCCATCGGCAGATACACCTGCGTGATGGAAAACTGGAGGAAGGCTATGCTGTTTGA
- the ftsH gene encoding ATP-dependent zinc metalloprotease FtsH — MSKDNKDWKEKFKKKLNIEPGVHLGEKEPRGGKKFTFSFWYFFIILLVFMALNTYMVSRQSNVTPVDYNQFKSLVEDGTIQRVAIEEEQYIGYPFTRDQAVNDLQTYTTNPQIGLEASTYLQSFSTYKVDDPSFIPLLDENEVEYYATAPERPSILSSILSYILPFVFIILIWRFLFSKMGGQGGQGVLSFNQNKAKIVAEGDTGIRFADVAGADESKYELEEVVDFLKRPEKYTEIGGKIPKGVLLVGPPGTGKTLLAKAVAGEAGAPFFKMSGADFVEMFVGVGAARVRDLFRQARENSPCIIFIDEIDAIGRSRVSAGMGGNDEREQTLNQLLVEMDGFDSRTGVIIIAATNRPEILDPALLRPGRFDRQVLIDKPDLEGRLAILKIHTKKIKLGDDVDLRKIAQGAAGLAGADLANIANEAALMAVRQDRKVVMQEDFEEAIEKSVAGLERKSRLLNEKERERVAYHETGHALTAFMTEGAEPVSKISIVPRGLGALGYTLQYPTEDRFLLSQSELLGNIDTLLGGRAAEEVIYNEISTGAGNDISRASDLVRRMITEFGMSERYRNITLPTTNSGIAGISGAREYSEKAQEYIDSETARIVGERYDMVKTKLEKNKEALLAVTEELLKREVLGGTEFEALAKSKVIDYSASV, encoded by the coding sequence ATGAGTAAAGACAATAAGGATTGGAAAGAAAAATTCAAGAAAAAATTGAATATTGAGCCAGGTGTACATCTGGGAGAGAAGGAACCAAGGGGTGGAAAGAAGTTTACCTTCTCCTTCTGGTACTTCTTCATCATACTTTTGGTGTTCATGGCACTGAATACCTACATGGTCAGCAGACAGAGCAATGTCACCCCAGTGGATTACAACCAGTTCAAATCCTTGGTGGAAGACGGAACCATACAACGTGTTGCCATAGAAGAGGAACAGTATATCGGCTACCCATTCACCAGGGACCAGGCCGTGAATGACTTACAAACGTATACGACAAATCCCCAGATAGGACTGGAGGCCAGCACATACCTGCAATCTTTCAGCACGTATAAGGTAGATGACCCTTCCTTTATCCCTCTCTTGGATGAAAATGAGGTAGAGTACTATGCTACCGCACCTGAGAGACCCAGCATACTCTCATCCATCCTCTCGTATATACTTCCCTTTGTCTTCATCATCCTCATTTGGCGCTTTCTCTTTTCAAAAATGGGTGGACAGGGCGGACAAGGCGTTCTTTCCTTCAACCAGAACAAGGCCAAGATTGTTGCAGAGGGAGACACCGGTATTCGTTTCGCAGATGTTGCTGGAGCCGATGAGAGCAAATATGAACTGGAAGAGGTGGTGGATTTCCTGAAACGCCCGGAGAAATACACCGAGATTGGAGGAAAGATCCCCAAGGGAGTACTCCTGGTAGGACCTCCGGGAACCGGTAAGACCCTTCTCGCGAAGGCCGTCGCCGGAGAGGCAGGTGCACCTTTCTTCAAGATGAGTGGAGCGGATTTCGTGGAGATGTTCGTGGGTGTTGGAGCTGCACGTGTGAGAGATCTCTTCAGGCAAGCAAGGGAAAACAGCCCCTGTATCATCTTCATTGATGAGATCGATGCCATCGGACGCTCTCGCGTTTCTGCTGGAATGGGAGGCAACGATGAGAGGGAACAGACGCTCAACCAGTTGCTCGTAGAGATGGATGGTTTTGACTCACGCACCGGAGTGATCATCATTGCGGCGACCAACCGACCGGAAATCCTTGACCCAGCACTCCTTCGTCCAGGCCGTTTTGACCGACAGGTCCTTATCGACAAGCCCGACCTGGAAGGAAGGCTGGCAATTTTGAAAATCCATACCAAGAAGATAAAACTGGGCGATGATGTTGACCTGAGAAAGATTGCCCAGGGTGCTGCAGGCCTTGCCGGTGCTGATCTTGCAAACATTGCAAATGAGGCAGCCCTGATGGCTGTACGCCAGGACCGAAAAGTAGTGATGCAAGAGGACTTCGAGGAGGCAATCGAGAAGTCGGTGGCAGGTCTTGAGCGAAAGAGCCGATTGCTCAATGAGAAGGAACGGGAAAGAGTAGCCTACCATGAGACGGGACATGCCTTGACCGCCTTCATGACCGAGGGAGCTGAACCGGTAAGCAAGATATCCATCGTCCCCCGTGGACTTGGTGCCTTGGGTTACACCTTGCAGTACCCGACTGAAGACCGCTTCCTGCTCAGCCAGAGTGAACTCTTGGGAAATATCGACACCCTCTTGGGTGGACGGGCAGCCGAGGAGGTCATCTACAATGAGATTTCCACCGGAGCAGGCAATGATATAAGCAGGGCAAGTGACTTGGTTAGGAGGATGATCACGGAGTTCGGTATGAGCGAGCGCTACCGGAACATCACCCTCCCTACCACCAATAGTGGCATTGCAGGCATCTCTGGTGCACGTGAATACAGTGAGAAAGCACAGGAGTATATCGACAGTGAGACCGCCCGGATTGTCGGGGAGCGATATGATATGGTCAAGACAAAGCTGGAGAAGAACAAGGAAGCCCTGCTCGCGGTCACAGAAGAGCTGCTCAAACGAGAGGTTCTCGGCGGAACTGAGTTCGAAGCTCTTGCAAAAAGTAAGGTCATTGACTACTCTGCATCCGTATGA
- a CDS encoding efflux RND transporter periplasmic adaptor subunit → MQKQSNEMNTEHQVRNQLRKKLRVKRVKRLITTFVVLALILFSLFLYTFYNKNGRMPWAEVKAPVSAIKEVEAKVYENTFTSTIDLSGYVEPNDIQKVILRATGTVTDVFVEEGDVVKKGDVLIAIDDTSQKYEVANLEAELERAKLVGSDREVELTELRLQSAQNRLDYTKAYANFDGVVAEVNVSQGDYFDAGASAMTIIDRSALKATVEIDEIDMQYVQLGQIATLYFDSYPSSAVDAEVTYIPMLGRYTNQGIGVMDVELTISDPPAQIAPGFTFEGSIASEGETTLVLLPQSAVTSSRGTSYVTKKLADGSTTTVAVTVKYLGEGISQLLSGDLKVGDTLIIKKTDTSASALVTMTGPGGGMGGGPLR, encoded by the coding sequence ATGCAAAAGCAGTCCAATGAAATGAATACTGAACACCAAGTCAGAAACCAACTGAGAAAAAAACTCCGTGTAAAACGGGTCAAACGATTGATTACCACCTTCGTTGTCTTGGCCCTGATCCTTTTCAGCCTCTTTCTCTACACCTTCTACAACAAAAACGGAAGAATGCCTTGGGCGGAGGTAAAAGCCCCGGTAAGTGCCATTAAAGAAGTTGAGGCTAAGGTCTATGAGAATACCTTCACCTCCACGATTGATCTCTCAGGTTATGTTGAACCGAATGACATCCAGAAAGTGATTCTCAGAGCAACTGGCACGGTAACCGATGTATTCGTGGAGGAAGGGGATGTGGTCAAGAAAGGCGACGTACTTATCGCCATCGATGATACCAGCCAGAAGTACGAAGTGGCAAATCTTGAAGCGGAACTGGAGAGAGCAAAACTGGTCGGAAGCGACCGTGAGGTTGAGCTGACCGAGCTGAGATTGCAATCGGCTCAGAATCGACTGGACTACACCAAGGCATATGCAAATTTTGATGGGGTGGTGGCAGAGGTCAATGTCAGCCAAGGTGATTACTTTGATGCAGGAGCCAGTGCAATGACCATCATTGACCGCTCTGCGCTCAAGGCAACGGTCGAAATTGATGAGATCGATATGCAGTATGTACAGCTTGGTCAGATAGCTACACTCTACTTTGATTCCTATCCATCATCGGCAGTGGATGCAGAGGTGACTTACATCCCAATGCTTGGAAGATATACCAACCAAGGAATCGGGGTAATGGATGTGGAACTTACCATATCTGATCCTCCTGCCCAGATTGCCCCAGGCTTCACCTTTGAAGGCTCGATTGCAAGTGAGGGAGAAACTACACTGGTGCTGCTTCCCCAGAGTGCTGTGACGAGTTCCCGTGGAACCAGCTATGTCACCAAGAAATTGGCGGACGGAAGTACCACAACGGTTGCTGTTACCGTGAAGTACCTGGGTGAGGGAATCAGCCAGCTTCTCAGTGGTGACCTCAAGGTAGGGGATACCCTGATTATCAAGAAGACTGATACCAGTGCATCCGCCCTGGTCACCATGACAGGACCTGGTGGGGGCATGGGTGGAGGACCACTACGGTGA
- a CDS encoding CpXC domain-containing protein — translation MQDVTLTCPHCKKQHPHTLTPFIDLKKQPKQRLGILTDSLFSVTCPACKRQYTVLHELLVVEETTKWAIMLIPDTEHEQVDGKVTGREDLDSYTLRLVSATAALKEKLLIWEQGLDDRSLELCKLYLSLQLQEPDYQLFFTEQRKEENSLYFTVLGQDGSLEGSISCEYGLYSQLHENAASFPLQKGYFIRVDSQWAEKNIRNNAAQ, via the coding sequence GTGCAAGACGTAACACTTACCTGCCCCCACTGCAAAAAGCAACACCCCCATACCCTCACCCCGTTCATCGACCTGAAAAAACAACCAAAGCAGAGATTGGGTATTCTTACCGATAGCCTTTTCAGTGTCACCTGCCCTGCTTGCAAGCGACAATACACAGTACTACATGAGTTACTGGTAGTAGAGGAAACTACAAAATGGGCAATAATGCTCATTCCAGACACTGAGCACGAGCAGGTGGATGGGAAGGTAACTGGACGGGAGGACCTCGACTCCTACACACTAAGACTGGTCAGTGCAACAGCCGCCCTGAAAGAGAAACTCCTGATCTGGGAACAAGGCCTCGATGACCGCAGTCTAGAGCTATGCAAGCTCTACCTTTCACTCCAACTACAGGAACCGGACTACCAGCTCTTTTTCACGGAACAGAGAAAAGAAGAAAATTCACTATACTTCACGGTGCTAGGACAAGATGGATCCCTCGAGGGATCCATCAGTTGTGAGTATGGTCTGTATAGTCAGCTCCACGAGAATGCAGCATCCTTCCCTCTTCAGAAAGGATACTTTATCCGAGTAGACAGCCAGTGGGCTGAGAAAAACATCAGAAACAACGCTGCCCAGTAA
- a CDS encoding 2-hydroxyacid dehydrogenase, with protein MTKIAFFDTKPYDKVWFDHFSGDYQVEITYFESKLNHKTAPLANGYEVVCAFVNDTIDEQVIDDLYQGGVRLLAMRCAGYNNIDFKASFGKIHIVRVPAYSPYAVAEHAMALLLSLVRQTHHSYVRTREFNFSLNGLVGFDLHGKTIGVVGTGKIGRVFIDICRGFGMRVLAYDPYPNDSIFVDYCSFEELCRESDIISLHCPLTDDSFHLVGRENIAKMKDGVILINTSRGALVDSLALLEGIRSKKIGGAALDVYEEEAELFYEDRSTTILDDDILMLLISMPNVLVTSHQAFLTKEALQNIALTTLKSIESYAKGDVMEHEICYQCDTCNKVTGQRCF; from the coding sequence ATGACCAAAATAGCTTTTTTTGATACCAAGCCCTACGACAAGGTTTGGTTTGATCATTTCTCTGGTGACTACCAGGTGGAAATCACCTATTTTGAATCGAAGCTCAATCATAAGACAGCTCCTCTCGCCAATGGGTATGAGGTGGTCTGTGCTTTTGTGAATGATACTATTGATGAACAAGTGATCGATGATTTGTATCAAGGTGGTGTTCGTCTCCTCGCCATGCGTTGCGCAGGATACAACAACATTGATTTCAAGGCATCCTTCGGGAAGATTCATATTGTCAGGGTACCTGCCTACTCACCCTATGCTGTTGCAGAGCATGCGATGGCACTTCTGCTGAGCCTGGTGAGGCAGACACACCACAGTTATGTACGAACCCGTGAGTTCAACTTCAGCCTCAATGGCTTGGTCGGGTTTGACCTCCATGGAAAGACCATCGGGGTTGTAGGGACTGGTAAGATTGGACGGGTGTTCATCGACATCTGTAGAGGGTTTGGAATGAGGGTGCTTGCCTATGACCCCTATCCCAATGATTCGATTTTTGTTGACTACTGTAGTTTTGAGGAGCTTTGCAGGGAGAGCGACATCATAAGCCTCCATTGTCCCCTGACCGATGATTCCTTCCATCTGGTAGGTCGCGAGAATATTGCAAAGATGAAAGACGGTGTTATCCTGATCAACACCTCTCGAGGGGCCTTGGTTGATAGCCTGGCACTCTTGGAAGGCATTCGGAGTAAGAAGATTGGAGGAGCCGCACTGGATGTGTACGAGGAGGAGGCTGAACTCTTCTATGAGGATAGAAGCACCACCATCCTTGATGATGACATCCTTATGCTCTTGATCTCGATGCCCAATGTACTGGTCACCAGTCATCAGGCGTTCCTTACCAAGGAAGCTCTCCAGAATATAGCACTCACGACGCTCAAGAGCATTGAAAGCTATGCGAAGGGAGATGTGATGGAGCATGAGATCTGTTATCAGTGCGATACCTGCAACAAGGTTACTGGGCAGCGTTGTTTCTGA
- a CDS encoding TIGR00730 family Rossman fold protein, with product MKKLQTLAVFCGSSTGTNPRLAEGAEELGAAMAKKHLSLVYGGGNRGLMGIVAQSLYDRGGNVIGVLPEALNRKDVRLHTVENKLIIVPTMHERKAKMYSLADAFIALPGGIGTLEEILEIFTWLQLGYHKKPVAILNLEGFYNQLLDFLSYSVQQGFLKQNHLDALIVDQDIDSLLDKLEGWKPKLSDKLSP from the coding sequence ATGAAGAAACTACAGACACTGGCAGTATTTTGCGGAAGCAGCACCGGAACCAACCCCCGTTTAGCGGAAGGGGCAGAAGAATTGGGTGCCGCTATGGCAAAAAAACACCTCTCTTTGGTGTATGGCGGGGGAAATCGTGGACTGATGGGTATCGTTGCCCAAAGTCTCTATGATCGGGGTGGGAATGTCATTGGAGTCCTACCTGAAGCACTGAATAGAAAAGACGTTCGGCTGCACACTGTTGAAAACAAGCTGATCATCGTTCCTACAATGCATGAGAGAAAAGCCAAGATGTATTCTCTTGCAGATGCATTTATTGCACTCCCAGGAGGAATCGGTACGCTGGAGGAAATCCTGGAAATCTTTACCTGGTTGCAACTCGGCTACCACAAGAAGCCTGTGGCAATACTCAATCTTGAGGGATTCTATAACCAACTACTGGATTTTCTCTCTTACAGCGTACAACAAGGGTTTCTTAAACAGAATCATCTGGATGCATTGATCGTCGACCAAGACATTGATTCGTTGCTCGACAAACTCGAAGGCTGGAAACCAAAACTGAGTGATAAACTCTCACCCTGA